A single Tenacibaculum sp. Bg11-29 DNA region contains:
- the mnmE gene encoding tRNA uridine-5-carboxymethylaminomethyl(34) synthesis GTPase MnmE, which yields MIQNDIIIALATPAGVGAISVIRLSGENAITTVNNFFKPVTPKKKLTNQKTHTIHLGHIVNNNIIIDEVLVSVFKNPRSYTGEDVVEISCHGSSFIQQEIIQLFLQNGCRMADNGEFTMRAFLNGKMDLSQAEAVADVIASNSAASHQMAIQQMRGGITNELKELRVQLLDFAALIELELDFSGEDVEFADRTKFKELVAKITFVLKRLIDSFAFGNAMKNGIPVAIIGEPNVGKSTLLNTLLNEEKAIVSDIAGTTRDAIEDELIIDGVAFRFIDTAGIRETEDIVENIGIKKAYEKAENAQLIIFLIDSNKFSHSSEDFLQEIETIKERFPNKRLLVIANKIDTLSCHDASILQSEIENLILLSAKQKTGINELKAVLTSLVNTGALSNNETIVTNSRHFEALNNALTAISSVQQGIDLDISTDLFSIDIRECLRHLGNITGEYDVDKDILGHIFGNFCIGK from the coding sequence ATGATTCAAAACGACATTATTATCGCATTAGCAACACCAGCGGGTGTTGGTGCCATTTCTGTTATTAGACTTTCTGGTGAAAACGCTATTACTACTGTTAATAATTTTTTTAAACCTGTTACTCCTAAAAAAAAATTAACAAACCAGAAAACACATACTATTCATTTAGGGCATATTGTAAATAATAACATTATAATAGATGAAGTTTTAGTTTCTGTTTTTAAAAACCCGCGTTCTTACACAGGTGAAGATGTTGTTGAAATTTCATGTCATGGCTCTAGTTTTATCCAGCAAGAAATCATTCAATTATTTTTACAAAATGGTTGTAGAATGGCTGATAATGGAGAGTTTACCATGCGTGCTTTTTTAAATGGTAAAATGGATTTAAGTCAAGCAGAAGCCGTAGCTGATGTTATTGCTTCAAATTCTGCTGCATCTCATCAAATGGCGATTCAACAAATGCGTGGTGGAATTACCAATGAATTAAAAGAACTTCGAGTTCAGTTATTAGATTTTGCTGCACTAATTGAATTAGAGCTAGATTTCTCTGGAGAGGATGTTGAATTTGCAGATAGAACAAAATTTAAAGAATTAGTAGCCAAAATCACCTTTGTTTTAAAACGATTAATCGATTCTTTTGCTTTTGGAAATGCTATGAAAAATGGTATTCCCGTTGCAATTATAGGAGAACCTAATGTTGGTAAATCAACACTTTTAAATACTTTACTAAACGAAGAAAAAGCCATTGTTTCTGATATTGCGGGTACTACACGTGATGCTATTGAAGATGAACTAATTATTGATGGTGTTGCTTTTCGTTTTATTGATACTGCTGGTATTCGTGAAACAGAAGATATTGTAGAAAATATAGGTATTAAAAAAGCGTATGAAAAAGCAGAAAATGCTCAGTTAATTATATTTTTAATTGATTCTAATAAGTTTTCTCATTCTAGTGAAGATTTTTTACAAGAAATTGAAACAATTAAAGAACGTTTTCCTAATAAACGCTTGTTAGTTATTGCAAATAAGATTGACACTTTATCGTGTCATGATGCTTCGATCTTACAATCTGAAATTGAAAACTTAATTTTACTTTCTGCGAAACAAAAAACAGGTATTAATGAATTAAAGGCTGTATTAACTTCTTTAGTTAACACAGGGGCATTAAGTAATAATGAAACGATTGTTACTAATTCTCGTCATTTTGAAGCCTTAAATAATGCTTTAACAGCAATTTCTTCTGTACAGCAAGGAATTGACTTAGATATTTCTACCGATTTATTCTCTATTGATATACGTGAATGTTTACGTCATTTAGGTAATATTACTGGTGAATACGATGTTGATAAGGATATTTTAGGCCATATTTTTGGTAATTTCTGTATCGGAAAATAG
- a CDS encoding type IX secretion system membrane protein PorP/SprF, with amino-acid sequence MNYNIKRHTTIILFFILILGVEAQQLPQFTQYMYNTISINPAYAGSREVLSVIGLHRSQWAGFGEGPKTQTLSINTPLRNEKIGLGLSFINDKLGYENFTYLYGDFSYTINLNANLKLAFGIKAGFTQYNLDEELIASEGIDPGISGVKNRWEPNIGSGVFLHTEKWYVGFSAPRLLNVKHNDLTINGVNYGAIDKISYYLTGGYVFELNDQVKFKPAALIKGTNGAPLSYDITANFLFNEKFWLGGSYRINEYTSALGALVDFQATKQIRIGYAYEYPLSEINQFSSGTHEILLMYEFIKSNRVKSPRYF; translated from the coding sequence ATGAATTATAATATCAAACGACACACAACAATTATATTGTTTTTTATACTAATATTAGGTGTTGAGGCACAACAATTACCTCAATTTACACAATACATGTATAATACAATATCCATTAATCCTGCATATGCAGGAAGTAGGGAAGTATTAAGTGTAATAGGATTGCATCGAAGCCAATGGGCAGGATTTGGTGAAGGTCCAAAAACCCAAACACTATCAATAAATACGCCTCTTCGAAATGAAAAGATAGGGCTAGGACTCTCTTTTATAAATGATAAATTAGGGTATGAAAATTTTACATACCTATACGGAGATTTCTCTTATACAATAAACCTAAATGCCAATCTAAAATTAGCCTTTGGTATAAAAGCTGGTTTTACTCAATATAATCTAGATGAAGAATTAATTGCTTCTGAAGGCATTGACCCAGGAATAAGTGGTGTTAAAAACCGATGGGAACCAAACATTGGAAGTGGAGTCTTTTTACATACAGAAAAATGGTATGTAGGTTTTTCAGCTCCACGACTTTTAAATGTAAAGCATAATGATCTAACAATAAATGGTGTTAATTATGGGGCAATAGACAAAATAAGTTACTATTTAACCGGAGGTTATGTGTTTGAATTAAATGATCAAGTAAAGTTTAAGCCAGCTGCGTTAATAAAAGGAACTAATGGTGCTCCGTTATCATACGACATTACTGCAAATTTTTTATTTAATGAAAAATTTTGGTTAGGAGGGTCTTATAGAATAAACGAATATACGAGTGCTTTAGGAGCGTTAGTAGATTTTCAAGCAACCAAACAAATTAGAATAGGCTATGCTTACGAATATCCGCTATCAGAAATAAATCAATTTTCAAGCGGAACCCATGAAATTTTATTGATGTATGAATTCATAAAATCAAACAGAGTAAAATCCCCTAGATACTTTTAA
- a CDS encoding gliding motility-associated C-terminal domain-containing protein, protein MKVKLQSVLKTVIIVFSLLFSQLTLGQDEIVITKEIINNASNCKQFDVTLTITGNPPAAAQEVVLVIDVSGSMGDEVDDGTGSGDTAQIMDFAKEAAKDFIEKLFSPINNPTNNNKIAIVSYGSSATVLTGLTADKTVLNNFIDGLNANGGTNMEDALIKADEVLSPPSAQGTFDCTTTRSIILLTDGVPTWHNNFPPYYGCSTVTLNTECQTKAFSAATAAETTIVAGKEYNQSIFTVGFTGTLDSNQKIISKHTLDTIENSGAFYTDSAADLTSIYSAILGQLVPAATALSGEPLIKEEIPSEFQIVPGSLVSSSTIDPNKGSGIYVGQTINWTIDKVVAETITLKYSIVAVDSNYCGNVAQGTSTASYLNSDCVEITNQFDNPEICIPCPVLDVEIDREGCTKSINYSMNLTGETCGPSVGNYSWEFYLNAVLVGTSTNESGRFDYAGVSDFIGEFKAKLIYNGTYTVTGCMIPSETATSIMVIPSNIIASGEVSDVTCYQGNNGSIDLSVSGGYGAYQYIWSNGATTEDISDLVAGDYSVTITDAQGCSFSEKYTITSPSELTLSLLGSDLSCGGNDGGIDLTVTGGTPNYTYLWSNGATTEDLTNLNAGIYSVTVTDANGCEKIIATTLISLDTEVPTITVPETLKIEGCNENNITTINARYPFSLIETTIDVNTFNTVGYLVNDDNEIASITYKDEISSYDGCITKVTRTFKATDNCGKIGVDSILITVKDNIKPEFTVPADIIIYTDANCAFDSAVLITGDVTDETDNCDSTLNATFSDVTTTGSCEGEQIITRTWTLTDDCGNTTSKDQTITVKDNIKPEFTVPTDITIYTDANCAYDSAVLITGDVTDETDNCDSTLNATSSDVTTTGSCEGEQIITRTWTLTDDCGNTTSKDQTITVKDNIKPEFTVPADITIYTDANCAYDSAVLITGDVTDETDNCDSTLNATSSDVTTTGSCEGEQIITRTWTLTDDCGNTTSKDQTITVKDNIKPEFTVPTDIIIYTDANCAYDSAVLITGDVTDEIDNCDSTLNATSTDVTTTGSCEGEQIITRTWTLTDDCGNTTTKDQTITVKDNIKPEFTVPADITIYTDANCAFDSAVLITGDVTDETDNCDNTLNATSSDVTTTGSCEGEQIITRTWTLTDDCGNTTTKDQTITVKDNIKPEFTVPADITIYTDANCAYDSAVLITGDVTDETDNCDSTLNATSSDVTTTGSCEGEQIITRTWTLTDDCGNTTSKDQTITVKDNIKPEFTVPADITIYTDANCAYDSAVLVTGDVTDETDNCDNTLNATSSDVTTTGSCEGEQIITRTWTLTDDCGNTTSKDQTITVKDNIKPEFTVPADITIYTDANCAYDSAVLITGDVTDEIDNCDSTLNATSTDVTTTGSCEGEQIITRTWTLTDDCGNTTTKDQTITVKDNIKPEFTVPTDIIIYTDANCAYDSAVLITGDVTDEIDNCDSTLNATSTDVTTTGSCEGEQIITRTWTLTDDCGNTTTKDQTITVKDNIKPEFTVLADIIIYTDANCAFDSAVLVTGDVTDETDNCDSTLNATSSDVITTGSCEGEQIITRTWILTDDCGNTTTKDQTITVKDNIKPEFTVPADITIYTDANCAYDATVAVTGDVTDETDNCDSTLNAIFCDVITAGSCEGEQIITRTWTLIDDCGNTTTKDQTITVKDNIKPEFTVPADITIYTDANCAYDSAVLITGDVTDETDNCDSTLNATSSDVTTTGSCEGEQIITRTWTLTDDCGNTTTKDQTITVQDNIKPEFTVPADITIYTDANCAYDSAVLVTGDVTDETDNCDSTLNATSSDVTTTGSCEGEQIITRTWILTDDCGNTTTKDQTITVKDNIKPEFTVPADIIIYTNANCAYDSAVLITGDVTDETDNCDNTLNATSSDVTTTGSCEGEQIITRTWILTDDCGNTTTKDQTITVKDNIKPEFTVPADIIIYTNANCAYDSAVLITGDVTDETDNCDNTLNATFSDVTTTGSCEGEQIITRTWILTDDCGNTTTKDQTITVKDNIKPEFTVPADITIYTDANCAYDSAVLVTGDVTDETDNCDNTLNATSSDVTTTGSCEGEQIITRTWTLTDDCGNTTSKDQTITVQDNIKPEFTLPADIIIYTDANCAYDSAVLVTGDVTDETDNCDSTLNATSSDVTTTGSCEGEQIITRTWTLTDDCGNTTSKDQTITVQDIIAPIITNGQNIEIECGTGNTNQNLQDWLDNNGYATATDNCSNVTWSNNYGDDTSIKCDGAYINVIFTAKDTCGNEDSITLGYLIKDDTAPTITTQPLNKTVTCDGSGNTDELNAWLSNSGGAIATDDCSTITWENNFTELNYSCSFIGEVAVIFTAKDACGNFIDTEKVKFTIEDNEAPIFVENLPENITVSCATVPSSVILTATDNCSISSDLQVIYTAEITGQDDACSSEYQITRKWTVSDCAGNTTNHTQEIMVEDNEAPILITALNDVDVNCDMIPEIPELEFTDNCSGKDIETIFKEETTSDGSDNDYQIIRTWIVSDTCGNTVDFNQTINVTVKKEIIEITDAKCFDDGIIDLNDYIDSSIPSDGKWEVVTGEVSLTTEATFDPININLGDYVFTYKTFNQGCFLTTKITISINDKCFVLPCGEEDVTISKAVTPNGDTWNEFFKITGVETCGYIINVKIFNRWGAKVFESDNYTNDWNGVSEGVTLGSAKRLPSGTYYYIVILENSGLKPFTGAIYLGTK, encoded by the coding sequence ATGAAAGTAAAACTACAATCAGTTTTAAAAACAGTAATTATTGTTTTTTCATTATTATTTAGTCAATTAACATTAGGGCAAGACGAAATAGTAATAACCAAAGAAATTATAAATAATGCCTCAAATTGTAAACAATTTGATGTTACGCTTACTATAACAGGAAATCCACCAGCAGCAGCTCAAGAAGTTGTATTAGTTATTGATGTTTCTGGTAGTATGGGAGATGAAGTTGATGACGGTACAGGATCGGGAGATACAGCACAAATTATGGATTTTGCTAAAGAAGCAGCAAAAGACTTTATCGAAAAATTGTTCTCTCCAATAAATAATCCAACAAATAATAACAAAATAGCAATTGTTAGTTACGGTTCAAGTGCAACGGTTTTAACAGGTTTAACAGCAGATAAAACTGTTTTAAATAATTTTATTGACGGACTTAATGCTAATGGAGGAACTAATATGGAAGATGCTTTAATAAAGGCAGACGAAGTATTATCACCACCAAGTGCCCAAGGTACTTTTGATTGTACTACAACAAGAAGTATTATATTGTTAACTGATGGAGTTCCTACTTGGCATAATAATTTTCCGCCATATTATGGATGTAGTACCGTTACTCTTAATACAGAATGTCAAACCAAAGCCTTTTCGGCAGCCACAGCAGCAGAAACAACAATTGTTGCAGGTAAAGAATACAATCAATCTATATTTACAGTAGGATTTACAGGTACATTAGATTCAAATCAAAAAATCATATCAAAACATACATTAGATACGATTGAAAATAGTGGCGCATTTTATACCGATAGCGCAGCTGATTTAACAAGTATTTATAGTGCTATTTTAGGACAATTAGTACCTGCAGCAACAGCTTTATCAGGAGAACCTTTGATAAAAGAAGAAATACCAAGCGAATTTCAAATAGTTCCAGGTAGTTTAGTTTCAAGTAGTACTATAGATCCAAATAAAGGAAGTGGAATTTATGTTGGGCAAACAATAAATTGGACAATAGATAAAGTTGTAGCAGAAACGATAACATTAAAATATTCTATTGTAGCTGTAGACTCTAATTATTGTGGAAATGTAGCACAAGGAACATCAACAGCGAGTTACTTAAATTCTGATTGTGTAGAAATAACAAATCAATTTGATAATCCAGAAATATGCATTCCTTGTCCCGTATTAGATGTAGAAATTGATAGAGAAGGATGTACAAAATCTATTAATTATTCTATGAATTTAACAGGAGAAACTTGTGGACCTTCAGTAGGGAATTATTCATGGGAGTTTTATTTAAACGCTGTATTAGTCGGAACATCAACAAATGAAAGTGGAAGGTTTGATTATGCTGGAGTATCTGATTTTATAGGGGAATTTAAAGCAAAGCTTATATATAACGGAACATATACAGTAACAGGATGTATGATTCCTTCTGAAACAGCTACTAGTATTATGGTTATACCTAGTAACATAATTGCATCAGGAGAGGTATCTGATGTTACGTGTTATCAAGGTAATAATGGTAGCATTGATTTATCTGTTTCTGGAGGATATGGAGCTTATCAGTATATATGGAGTAACGGAGCTACAACTGAAGATATTTCTGATTTAGTAGCAGGAGATTATAGTGTTACTATTACTGATGCGCAAGGATGTTCATTTAGTGAAAAATATACAATTACATCACCATCGGAATTAACATTAAGCCTATTAGGAAGTGATTTAAGTTGTGGGGGTAATGATGGTGGAATTGATTTAACAGTAACAGGCGGAACACCAAATTATACTTATTTATGGAGTAATGGTGCAACAACCGAAGATCTTACTAATTTAAATGCAGGAATTTACTCAGTAACTGTAACCGATGCAAACGGATGCGAAAAAATAATAGCAACAACACTTATTTCATTAGATACAGAAGTACCTACGATTACGGTACCAGAAACACTAAAAATTGAAGGATGTAATGAAAATAACATCACAACAATAAACGCTAGATATCCATTTAGTTTAATAGAAACAACAATTGATGTTAATACCTTTAATACAGTAGGTTATTTAGTCAATGACGATAATGAAATAGCAAGTATTACTTATAAAGATGAAATTTCATCGTATGATGGATGTATAACTAAAGTAACAAGAACTTTTAAAGCAACAGATAACTGTGGTAAAATAGGAGTAGATAGTATACTAATCACAGTAAAAGACAATATAAAACCTGAATTTACCGTACCTGCGGATATCATAATATATACCGATGCTAACTGTGCATTTGATTCAGCAGTCTTAATAACAGGTGATGTAACTGATGAAACAGACAATTGCGATAGTACACTAAATGCAACTTTTTCGGACGTAACCACCACAGGAAGCTGTGAAGGAGAGCAAATAATCACAAGAACTTGGACATTGACTGATGATTGTGGAAACACAACAAGTAAAGACCAAACAATTACAGTAAAAGACAACATAAAACCTGAGTTTACCGTACCAACAGACATCACAATATATACCGATGCTAACTGTGCATACGATTCAGCAGTCTTAATAACAGGCGATGTAACTGATGAAACAGATAATTGCGATAGTACACTAAACGCAACATCTTCGGATGTAACAACCACAGGAAGCTGTGAAGGAGAGCAAATAATCACAAGAACTTGGACATTAACAGATGATTGTGGAAACACAACAAGTAAAGACCAAACAATCACGGTAAAAGACAATATAAAACCTGAGTTTACCGTACCTGCGGATATCACAATATATACCGATGCTAACTGTGCATACGATTCAGCAGTCTTAATAACAGGTGATGTAACTGATGAAACAGATAATTGTGATAGCACATTAAACGCAACCTCTTCGGATGTAACAACCACAGGAAGCTGTGAAGGTGAGCAAATAATCACTAGAACTTGGACATTGACTGATGATTGTGGAAACACAACAAGTAAAGACCAAACAATTACAGTAAAAGACAATATAAAACCTGAATTTACCGTACCAACAGATATCATAATATATACAGATGCTAACTGTGCGTATGATTCAGCAGTCTTAATAACAGGCGATGTAACTGATGAAATAGACAATTGCGATAGTACACTAAACGCAACATCTACCGATGTAACAACCACAGGAAGCTGTGAAGGTGAGCAAATAATCACAAGAACTTGGACATTAACAGATGACTGTGGAAACACCACTACGAAAGATCAGACAATCACGGTAAAAGACAATATAAAACCTGAATTTACAGTACCTGCGGATATCACAATATATACCGATGCTAATTGTGCATTTGATTCAGCAGTCTTAATAACAGGTGATGTAACCGATGAGACTGATAATTGCGATAACACACTAAACGCAACATCTTCGGATGTAACCACCACAGGAAGCTGTGAAGGTGAGCAAATAATCACAAGAACTTGGACATTAACAGATGACTGTGGAAACACCACTACGAAAGATCAGACAATCACGGTAAAAGACAATATAAAACCTGAATTTACAGTACCTGCGGATATCACAATATATACAGATGCTAACTGTGCATACGATTCAGCAGTCTTAATAACAGGTGATGTAACTGATGAAACAGATAATTGTGATAGCACATTAAACGCAACCTCTTCGGATGTAACCACCACAGGAAGCTGTGAAGGAGAGCAAATAATCACTCGAACTTGGACATTAACAGATGATTGTGGAAACACAACAAGTAAAGACCAAACAATCACGGTAAAAGACAACATAAAACCTGAATTTACAGTACCAGCAGACATCACAATATATACCGATGCAAACTGTGCATACGATTCAGCAGTCTTAGTAACAGGTGATGTAACTGATGAAACAGATAATTGCGACAACACACTAAATGCAACCTCTTCGGATGTAACCACCACAGGAAGCTGTGAAGGAGAGCAAATAATCACAAGAACTTGGACATTGACTGATGACTGTGGAAACACAACAAGTAAAGACCAAACAATCACGGTAAAAGACAACATAAAACCTGAATTTACAGTACCAGCAGACATCACGATATATACCGATGCAAACTGTGCGTATGATTCAGCAGTCTTAATAACAGGCGATGTAACTGATGAAATAGACAATTGCGATAGTACACTAAACGCAACATCTACCGATGTAACAACCACAGGAAGCTGTGAAGGTGAGCAAATAATCACAAGAACTTGGACATTAACAGATGACTGTGGAAACACCACTACGAAAGATCAGACAATCACGGTAAAAGACAATATAAAACCTGAATTTACCGTACCAACAGATATCATAATATATACAGATGCTAACTGTGCGTATGATTCAGCAGTCTTAATAACAGGCGATGTAACTGATGAAATAGACAATTGCGATAGTACACTAAACGCAACATCTACCGATGTAACAACCACAGGAAGCTGTGAAGGTGAGCAAATAATCACAAGAACTTGGACATTAACAGATGACTGTGGAAACACCACCACGAAAGATCAGACAATAACTGTTAAAGACAATATAAAACCTGAGTTTACAGTACTAGCAGACATCATAATATATACAGATGCTAACTGTGCATTTGATTCAGCAGTATTAGTAACAGGTGATGTAACTGACGAAACAGATAATTGTGATAGCACATTAAACGCAACCTCTTCGGATGTAATAACCACAGGAAGCTGTGAAGGCGAGCAAATAATCACAAGAACTTGGATATTAACAGATGACTGTGGAAATACCACTACGAAAGATCAGACAATAACTGTTAAAGACAATATAAAACCTGAATTTACCGTACCAGCAGATATCACAATATATACCGATGCTAACTGCGCATACGATGCAACCGTAGCAGTAACAGGCGATGTAACCGATGAAACTGATAACTGCGATAGCACACTAAACGCAATTTTTTGTGATGTAATAACAGCAGGAAGCTGTGAAGGAGAGCAAATAATCACTAGAACTTGGACATTAATCGATGACTGTGGAAATACCACCACGAAAGACCAAACAATCACAGTAAAAGACAATATAAAACCTGAATTTACTGTACCAGCAGACATCACAATATATACCGATGCTAATTGTGCGTATGATTCTGCAGTCTTAATAACAGGTGATGTAACTGACGAAACAGATAATTGCGATAGCACACTAAACGCAACATCTTCGGATGTAACCACCACAGGAAGCTGTGAAGGCGAGCAAATAATCACTCGAACGTGGACATTAACTGATGACTGTGGAAACACCACCACGAAAGATCAAACAATCACGGTTCAAGACAATATAAAACCTGAATTTACCGTACCAGCAGACATCACAATATATACCGATGCTAATTGTGCGTATGATTCAGCAGTATTAGTAACAGGTGATGTAACTGATGAAACAGATAATTGCGATAGCACACTAAACGCAACCTCTTCGGATGTAACCACCACAGGAAGCTGTGAAGGCGAGCAAATAATCACTAGAACTTGGATATTAACAGATGACTGTGGAAATACCACTACGAAAGACCAAACAATCACAGTAAAAGACAATATAAAACCTGAATTTACCGTACCAGCAGATATCATAATATATACAAATGCTAACTGTGCATACGATTCAGCAGTCTTAATAACAGGCGATGTAACTGATGAAACAGATAATTGCGACAACACACTAAACGCAACATCTTCGGATGTAACCACCACAGGAAGCTGTGAAGGTGAGCAAATAATCACAAGAACGTGGATATTAACAGATGACTGTGGAAATACCACTACGAAAGACCAAACAATCACAGTAAAAGACAATATAAAACCTGAATTTACCGTACCAGCAGATATCATAATATATACAAATGCTAACTGTGCATACGATTCAGCAGTCTTAATAACAGGTGATGTAACTGACGAAACAGATAATTGCGACAACACACTAAACGCAACATTTTCGGATGTAACCACCACAGGAAGCTGTGAAGGTGAGCAAATAATCACAAGAACGTGGATATTAACAGATGACTGTGGAAATACCACTACGAAAGACCAAACAATCACAGTAAAAGACAATATAAAACCTGAGTTTACCGTACCTGCGGATATCACAATATATACCGATGCCAACTGTGCATATGATTCAGCAGTATTAGTGACAGGTGATGTAACTGATGAAACAGATAATTGCGACAACACACTAAATGCAACATCTTCGGATGTAACCACCACAGGAAGCTGTGAAGGTGAGCAAATAATCACAAGAACTTGGACATTAACGGATGATTGTGGAAACACAACAAGTAAAGACCAAACAATCACGGTTCAAGACAATATAAAACCTGAGTTTACACTACCAGCAGACATCATAATATATACTGATGCAAACTGTGCGTATGATTCAGCAGTATTAGTAACAGGTGATGTAACTGACGAAACTGATAATTGTGATAGCACATTAAACGCAACATCTTCGGATGTAACCACCACAGGAAGCTGTGAAGGTGAGCAAATAATCACAAGAACTTGGACATTGACTGATGATTGTGGAAACACGACAAGTAAAGACCAAACAATCACCGTTCAGGATATAATTGCTCCAATAATAACAAATGGACAGAATATTGAAATAGAATGCGGAACAGGAAATACAAACCAGAACTTACAAGATTGGTTAGATAATAATGGGTATGCAACAGCAACAGATAATTGTAGTAATGTTACATGGTCAAATAATTATGGAGATGATACAAGTATCAAATGTGATGGAGCATATATAAATGTGATTTTTACAGCAAAAGATACCTGTGGAAATGAAGATAGTATAACACTTGGTTATCTAATTAAAGATGATACAGCACCAACGATTACAACTCAACCATTAAACAAAACGGTAACATGTGATGGGTCAGGTAACACCGATGAATTAAATGCTTGGTTATCTAACAGTGGAGGAGCCATTGCAACCGATGACTGTAGCACTATAACTTGGGAAAATAATTTTACTGAATTAAATTATAGTTGCAGTTTTATTGGAGAAGTAGCAGTGATATTTACAGCAAAAGATGCATGTGGTAACTTTATAGATACAGAAAAAGTAAAATTTACAATAGAAGACAATGAAGCTCCAATATTTGTAGAGAACTTACCAGAAAATATAACCGTAAGTTGTGCAACTGTACCAAGTTCAGTAATACTAACAGCGACTGATAACTGTAGTATTTCATCAGATTTACAAGTAATATATACAGCCGAAATTACAGGACAAGACGATGCTTGTAGTTCAGAATATCAGATAACAAGAAAATGGACAGTATCAGATTGTGCAGGAAACACTACCAATCATACTCAAGAAATAATGGTAGAAGATAATGAAGCTCCAATCTTAATAACAGCACTCAACGATGTTGATGTTAACTGTGATATGATTCCAGAAATTCCGGAATTAGAGTTTACCGACAATTGTTCAGGAAAAGATATCGAAACAATCTTTAAAGAAGAAACAACCTCTGACGGATCAGATAATGATTATCAAATTATAAGAACTTGGATAGTTAGTGATACTTGTGGAAATACAGTAGATTTTAATCAAACAATAAACGTAACAGTAAAAAAAGAGATCATAGAGATTACAGATGCTAAATGTTTTGATGATGGTATCATAGATCTAAATGATTACATAGATAGTAGTATTCCAAGTGATGGAAAATGGGAAGTTGTAACAGGAGAAGTTTCATTAACAACTGAAGCAACCTTTGATCCTATAAATATAAACTTAGGCGACTATGTATTTACTTACAAGACTTTTAATCAAGGTTGTTTTTTAACTACAAAAATAACGATAAGTATAAACGATAAATGCTTTGTTTTACCTTGTGGAGAAGAGGATGTTACAATATCAAAAGCTGTAACACCAAACGGAGATACTTGGAATGAATTCTTTAAAATAACGGGAGTTGAAACCTGTGGGTATATAATAAATGTAAAAATATTTAACCGCTGGGGAGCAAAAGTATTCGAATCAGATAACTACACAAACGATTGGAATGGGGTTTCAGAAGGAGTAACTCTAGGAAGTGCAAAAAGACTACCCTCAGGAACCTATTACTACATCGTAATATTAGAAAATAGTGGATTAAAACCATTTACAGGGGCAATTTATTTAGGAACAAAGTAA